Genomic segment of Leishmania panamensis strain MHOM/PA/94/PSC-1 chromosome 20 sequence:
GTGCCAGTTCTACTACCGGTGATGATTGGCGCGCCTAGTACGCAAGTCACTCAACGCAAGAGTGTCGCCACCGACATAGACCGTACACTGGAGGAGAGTGGCGCAAGCCCTGCTACCCCCGTACGAGAGTCCTCAGCAGTTGCCGAAGGACAGACTGAGGAAGTGGAGCACCTTCTCAGCGTCTTTCTGGTTCCCATGGCCAACGTGGGCTACCGAACAGTGGTTGCGCTGGCGCACACCGACGGCCCTGCGATGGTAAATATCGAAGACGGCCTAGCACTTGACCTGGAGCGCTACGATCAGGTGCTCATCGTGGAGCCGACGGGGTGGTGCAAGCGCTGCGCGTCCCGAGACGTGTCGGAGAAGTACACCCTTCTTCGTGTACCATACAGCGAGCACTGCGCCTTTCACGAGCTTTTGCAGTTTGTCCAGTTCGTCAACCCAGCATGCGTGGTGCCGACCGTGTCAGAGGAGAGCTTCAAGCAGCACGAGGCACTCTTTGTGGAAAAGGCGCCACGCCTCCGCAGTCGCGTGTCTGGCGTGCAGCCCATCACAAGGTTCTTTTCGGTGTCACCGCTGAGCAAAACGAAGGCGGCAAGGGACAAAGGGAACATCGATATGGAAGTCACTGTGCCCTGCTCAGCTACTGCGATGATGCTGGGCGGCTCCTCGGGGTTGTTGGCGAGAGCTGAACGGGTTAATAAAACTGTTGTGGATGATACCAGGACGGCCGCAACCGACTCAGCGGTGGGGTGGAAGAGAGTGCGCGCGGAAGTGGATGCCACACCGACTGCTGCGTTGACACTGACAACACGGGTGGTTAGCGCCACGTCGAGCACCCCATGCCATCCTGAGCGCCTTTTTCAGAAGGTCACGCGAGAGGAAGGGCGCACTGTGGCAGCGACACAGCACCTGGAAGAGATGGTGgtgggcgaggaggatgactGCCAAGTGGTGCGCGTGGTGCAGACAGTGGTGGAAATCAGCGATGACGACTGACGAAGTaacggtgcggcagcgtcacgaCTTCTTCGAGGTCTCATTCTCAAGAATGAACGCCTCTTCACGTACGATCGCctcgtctcctccccctcgccctaCTAGGCCGCTACTTGCCTTTCTCTAGTGGTTGCATCTGGAGCAGCACATACGCATCATTGAATTCTCGCCTCACTGTTGTGCTGTGTCGTCTTCGTGACCTCAGACAGCATGGACACCCCGACACTCCTCTTCTGTTGTGCGCACGTGTCTGTCTGCGTGGAGACGTCAACTGCCGCCTGTACAAACTTGACCACTCATCGTAGAGAAGACCAACACAAAAATGCACCGCTATTTCGACGCAGGACTGTCcaccacaaaaaaaaaagtccGTCGCGCACTTCGCCTCCCATTCCGCTTTTGCACGAGTTGTCACCTCTGCCCTGAccttcccttttttgttttctcgtcTACTTACTTCTTTGGCATCCTCCCTCGTATCGCCGGTTCGACACAAAGACCCTCCATCACCGTATAGACATACGCCACCGCCAAACCCAAGCCACCTTTCTCCACCTACCTGCGTTTTACCCTTCCCATTCTGTGCTTGAGTTTTTTGCACTTGCCTTGTGCATCGCTCATCAGTAGGCCTAGCTGAACAGCCCTTTGGTTTCGCTACCCGTCACTCCCCTTCCCGTCCTCACTTGAGCACGCAATGGGGCTGCCACGAAGATCTTGACCGTGGGTGCGGTCCGTCCAGCGATTGGCACCATGGACAGGTGGCGTGTCCCCGCTGTGTTCGTGGGACGTGATTCTGGGCGCTGCCAAGACTGTCCTTACGAGTGACGAGCGTGACCCACGGTACCTGGAGTAcactgcggtggtgcagcccaTGCAGGGTATCTGCAACATGAACCGCGCCAGAGTGACCAAGTAAAGTACGTGGGGGAGGTAGCCACTTCTCCAGGAACTACCGTGCAGGAGAAtgacgccagcagcggtgccacgaTCCACGACATTGTACATTAGATTATATGTGACGAGATCGACCTTGGCCTCGCTGCTTGGGTGGACTCCATGTTGACCACCCCATACCTCGTGTGTGCCGGGGTTGCAAGAGACCTTGCTCGACCCCTTCTCTCATTGGCAAGAACGGTATGGTGATGAAGCGGCTCACCGAAAGCCTAGTGTCGAAGTACAACGCTTCGCGTGTGCCTCAGGAAGGCACTGCGTACCGCTCGCACAAGAACGACTGggatgtttttttttctgttttggGAGAAGGCCCTCTTCCACCATCGCGTACATGTCGAATAGGTTGCCAAGAGCAAAACAGCGGTGGTGTCTCACGACGAGTAGTTGGGGAGGTTGTAGCGGAGCTACTTCAACCAGCAGAAGACGCTTCTCAAGAGCGACTGCAAACCGGCATCATCACCGTCACGAACGTCAGCCTCGTGAGCATGGCGACGGCAGCCTTGTTGTTCGTCTCGGAGAGCTCTGCAAAGGTTGGTGGTCTACCAATCCTCgtggagctgaaggagtAGGGCGTCCTTGGTGTGCTGAAGGGGTACATGGGCGGGGCCAACTTCAAGGTGCAGCCGAGGCTGCTTAACAAGGGGGACATCAAGTTTGGCTATGTCGACTACTTTTTAAGTGAGCGGTGCGTTTGTCACCATGGCCGACGTGGTGACAACAGAGTCTCTGGTGCTGAACTTTGACAATCTGAATGAGTGCGACCGCGGAATCACTCGGTGACTCGGAAGACTGCACAGGTGCTCGACATGATGTGAATATGTGCTACCAGCTGCGTGGGCGGCTGTGTTGGCAGCGTTGAAGTAATCACTCAGTACGAGTAGAACGACACACCTTGATATCCTCTTCTGTCATCTTCCATGGCCGTGTTTATTCTTTACGAGTAGTCGAAGATGCTTAACGCACACTCATACACTTCAGGATGATACGTGGAGGGCAACGGAAACCGCAGCTGATCATTTTACTGAGGAACATGGAAGTgtcgctgcgcagctcctctcccTTGACAGAGGTGCCTCCGTGTGCGTGAGCTCGCATACATGTATGTTTCTGTAGGTGTCTCTTTCGTGAGTCACTCTTGTCCCTTTCGATTCGCCAAGCCTCCAACCATTTTTTGTAGCGCTCCCATGTGACTAGATCGAGTTtctttgcgctgctgctgctgctgctctctctctttcactgcACCCACGGTACACCCCGGCGCTCTCCATCggctgtttctctttcataTATTCTCCTGCATCAGAGTCCCCGAAGCTCCCCCtgcactccccccttccccgtaTGCATGAAAGAGCGGAAACCAAACATAACTGTCAACAGGAACGAGAACGGAGTAAGGAACTCATATCTGTTAGCGTACATCCACTTCCTTCGTGTTGatctccgtgtgtgtgcgtgtgtacgtctACATGTGCTGGTGCCAGTTGTGTCTGCGGGTGTGTTCTTCCCAGTAGGGAGAGGAGGATTGCAAtcgcctctcctttttctctctctcgcttttttgAGTCTTAAAATTGCCCCAGCAATACAACCGGGGCGGCGGAAAAGGTGAGGCactgtatgtgtgtgggcaTATGTATAGGCTGCGGTGGGTCAGTTCACGCAGGCATTCTCAGCAACGTCTCTCTGTTGATTTTCTTTATTGCCGGCAAATACTTTTCTTACCGGGTGCCGAAAGTGTCACCACGCGCAGTagcatgagcagcagcctACCCGTGTCTCCAAGCTTTCTATCACTAGACTGAATATCGCTTCCGTCATCATGTTCACTCCCCTGTTCTCCCTACTCTCGCCACTTTTTCAAATCCTTTGGGGGCACTTTATGTGGGCACCCGTACGGGTTTAGGCACGAACTCGTCTTGTTTCCTGCTTTCGCTTCATTCGTCCATCAGATCGCACGCACCGGTGTGAAGGGAGGAAATAGGGGAGGGGATCGAATGTGCAGCGAGGAATTGCAGGGCAGGTGAGAAGCGCGATGAAAGAGCGTGGTGTTGCGGCGAGGAGActctttgccctctctccattTGCCCATCTTACACCGTTAGTGTATAGGACTCACTTCGCCGAGTATAAAATGCGCCTCTCACACGCACGATTCAACTTCGCTTCTGTTTAGGtgcgctcctttttttcttcgtttcttgaagcctctctccctcacttgTGGGTATTACACGCATATTCGATCTTTCCCTTGAACCAAATCCCTCTGGTTGTTGCTTTTTCTCAACTCTGTGCAtatgcgtttgtgtgtgtgtgtgtgtgtgtgttcctgCATGTGTACGTCAACGCGCTTTAAggtatttttttttgcctttcctcctctcctctctctgtactcCGCACATTTTACTTGGAGTGCTTAAAtctcggcagctgcgccaagTGGCCCGCGTCCGCGGAGTACACTTACCGCCTTCTgccagaaagagaaaagtgaAACGCCTCTtcacacccaccccctccgtGTATAGTCGGTTCCCCTCACCGCTCCCTATTTCACGTCGTTCTGCATTGCGAGAGTAGCGCTCTCCGAATGATAGAGCCACCCCTTATGTCAGAAGGCGTCCCCGTCGGCTTGTGCCCAGCGGTTCTTTGTTTGCTCGCTCCAGCTGACTGTGCATTCACCACCCTCCCCATCAcacgttctctttttttccctcgccTTACATTGCGCCAGCCCTTTTGGCGGTTTCCCTTTCGTATTGCTCAAGTAGGACTTCTGCGTTTCTGTGACTTCAGTAGTCCTTTACAAATGCTTCGGTACGGGAATCCCTACAGCTGCGATGCACTGCGGGTGGCGATGATGACATGTACCGCATCCATGTGCATCCTACGTGTCAATCGGTGGGTGAGCGGGCAACTCGATAACTCGACACAGTCAGCTCTGTGCGTTTCGCTTCGCCACAAGGCGTCATCTATCCGCATTGCAAATCGCAAGAAGGTTGAGATGTTCGTCGGGAAGCGCTACCACCTTCCAACACGACTACGCGTTGCAGCACCCGACATCGCAGCAGAGTGGGATCATGAAAAGAACCCCATGCATCTCTACCCAGAGATCGTGGGCATCGGCTACATGCATCCTGTATACTGGAGGTGCCGAGGCTGCGCTAACTCGTACCAGATGAGTGTGGAAAAGAGAGTTGTGCGTGGTTTCGGATGTCCTCTCTGTGAAGATCGGGAGCTGGACCGGTCGATGGCGCTCAACACCGCAGCCATGGGCACCGGTAGTGTGCGCTGTGGTGATTCTGATACTGCAAGTAGCGATGCTACacccccgctgctgcccggGGAAGAGAATCGCTCATTACGACCGAAGCGTACCACGATGCTCAACCTGCGTACCAAGTACTGATCTGAGGTCTGTAGAGCAAGGGATGAAATGACGGCAGGTGTACGCTGTTTGCTCGTTCTAGTatgccccctctcttctttcccctttttgccTTTCGTTCTCTCACAGATAAACTGCGCACTTCGAAAATCGAACACGCCTTGACGTGCGCAGTTAAACTCAACAGTCCGCTTCATCGAGGATAGGCCATTCGCCTTTACGGGATAACGTGACGAGCAAGAAACTAGACCAGCGCCTGTGCCTGGGGCCGAAAGCATTTGGTACCCAAATATACAGTGACTACACAATCAGCTCCTACTCCGCATGCCTCTCAGGGCACGGCACACCGTCTATACAGGCAGTGGGCGGAAGATTTCGTATGTGCCCTTTcgcccccttttctcccGCCTCCTCTCAACTTACATCACCCTGCACCTCTCCTCCGCGACCTTTCTGTCGTCACATCCTCTCGTAtgctctttgttttccttttttttccattcCGCGCGCCGCTGATATCATCAATAGTCGTCTATGCCGCCACTACACTGGACAGGTACGGTGCTCACTTACGCCTATTGCTTTCCTCGGACTTTTTTTGTGAGGATCGTGGGGTAGGGGGTAAAACTACTCATTTGTTTCACTTTGCTACTATTCACCGAAAGAATCGCAGTGGCAAGAAGACGAAGGATCCCACAGGTGGGAGGTGTCGCTGTTTTCACTGTCACGCCCTCAAACCGGCACCGCTCGGTCGTCTTGTGACCGCAGAGAGCCTCCCACCCTTTTTTTGGTACTGGACTCTGGagttcgtctctctctctgtagtGCGATCCCTGCCTGTCTTTCCCTGTTCTTTGCACTGTTGCAGGGCAGTGGCCTTGAACGTGTGCACTGTGCTTCATTTTCGTGTTTGTGTCGAGCTCTGTGCGGCACTCGTGTGAGGAAGGGGACTGCTCCTTGCACTTGTATAGCAGcgtttcttttgtgtgtgtgtgtgcgcctaGCCCCTGAGCTGTAAAattccctccttctctccaccgTACATCGACATCGGTATCGGCTTCGCTGCTTCAACTCTACCTAACCACCGCACTTTCTAGGCTGTCTCTTGTTCGCATATTTCCCTtccgtctctcccttctacttttctttgcctgtctctctctcccgctctctcgcggTTTGTTAGCGtctcgctgccgccaacctcctcctcctccccctcccccctccctgcgaCACCACCTAATGCTGCGCTATGAGGTCATCGAGCAGCGGGGCACGCAAACTGTCACCCTTCATACGGGCACTAAATCAATTGTGACAAACTTTGTGTGCGGCCAAGTGCGACTTCTTCGGAAAAAAGTATTCAAAGGCAGTTTCTTCACACCAGTTGTCTCCACCAACTATGCCCTGCTGGTCTTTCCCAACTCCTGCACGCCGAGCGGAAGGCAGGCGACGGCACTGCCATTTTCCCTGGACGCACCAAGTAGAGGCAGTGACGGCCTCAACCCCAGCGTTTCAGCCTTGACATCAGAGGCACAGGCGTGCATCAGTGAGTTTCTTACCCTAATGGATCACATACCGTTCTGTGTGGCGTACGCGGCagcctgcagcttctccggGTGCGCCATCGTCGTTCTCGCCTGTCTAAACATGCAGGATGTACTGTCCGTCCTGCAAGTGTGCGCTGACATGGCGGCTCAGGGCAACGGTCTGCGGACGAGCTCTATGTATGTCAAGGGATTCCCATGCCTCGAAGGTGTACCAACGACTGTTGACGCGCAGGTTCTCACGTCGTACTATTATATCCCGACGTGCCCTCTGTGCGGCGACAGGCTGGAGTGCACCGTCTCCGGCTATGACTCCCAGACATctatgtgcgcgtgtgcacggAGTAGCAGTGCAAGCCAGTGCACCTGCTTCCTGGGCTCCTCATGCCACTTGTGCCGACGTTTTGCCGACTCGCTTGAGCACGttcaacaacagcagcgtcagcagaaGCTGGCTGCGTCCGCTGCCATCAAGTGCGAGGCCTGCGCGAAGGCCGGGGACCCATGGATATGTCTTATCTGCGGCTACGTCGGCTGCAGTCGCTACCAGGCAATGCATGCCAAGGATCACTGTGTAGCCCAGCAGCACTTCTTTTCCATGAATCTCCTGACGCAGCAGATTTGGGACTACGACGGTGACTCCTTTGTTCACCGTGTCGTCATCTTGCTGGATTCCGACACGGGCACCTCCACCTGGATGCAGTTCCCAGGGCGAAACGAGCCAATTCTTCACGACACAGCCACCGGTGAgagcgcggcggtggggacTGCCGTTAGTGACACGCCCGAAACGTGGAAagcggagaaaaagagcattTCAGCCAAGTACGATAAGAAGCTCACCTCATCGCATGCACAGTATGCGATGGTGATCAAGAGTGAGCTGGATGCGAAGCGTGCCCTTTACGAGTCTCAGCTAGCCCAAGAAGCAGGTGATGGCGATGTCGATGAAGACGACTTGGAAAAAACAGAGCTTGGCAATggtgccgccagcgcctctgcaGAGGATGTTGAGCGCGGCGAGTACATGGAGCTGACAAACGCGTTTGAGCCGCTGAACTCGGTACTGATGGACGTCGGTGAAAAGCGCCGCAagatgacggcgctgctgtacgCCGTGAAAAATCTGGAGCACGAACAAAACACACGTGATGAGGAAACAAGAcgcctcgagcagcagctggagagttgcaagaaggcgctgcggagTGTCATTCAGCAAAACGTAGCGATGGATCTGCgactgagcagcagcataCGTGAGCTGAAAGAGGCCTTGCAGGACATTGCGCTGAACTCCgacacgcagcgccgcctcgccgcgcaACTCGGAGACCAGGGCGTCGCTCGGGTGGTACtgtgcggtggcagcggcagcaccgtgaATGCACAGTCTAGTGCTGCACCCGTCGGGCGAGGGCTTAGTGAAAAAATCTCGTCCAACAACACCAAAGACGTGAGCGGACAAGGAAAGAACAACGCATGAAGAAGGGTCAACGCTCTCAGATGCACGGCAACGTTTTCCTCCATGTGCCTGTGTcgtttcctttccttttttgtGCCTGCCATTGTGATGGGGGGCTCCCTTGATCCTCTTGCCTCGTCGCCCCAACACCGGCGGCAGGCTGCCTTTGTTTGCCGTGTGGGAGCCCACGCTGCGATCTCGTATTTTGCTGATTCAGTAGACTCGCCAGGTGGGCGGACGTAGGTAGAGACCCTCGTGGATGTAGGAGTGTGTATGCTTGTCAGTATCTTGGTGAATCGTTACTGCATTTGCGAAAGCTGTTCTTGTTTCACTTTTGCTTTCGCTCCCTCTCGTTGGTGTGTCCAACTTGACTCCTCTGGCCATGTAGTCTCAGCTTTCTGCGTAAGTTCTTATCCTCACCCTCACTCCTTCCCAGTGTTTCACTACGCACTTTTTTTTTAGTCCCTACATCCTCTTACGTCACTGTAGCAGCACGCAGCACACCTAGAACGAACGAAGTCAacagcgcctctctctcccactctcacTCGGTATCAATGCTCAGTCCTCAAcaccctttctctctctcttgaagAATCGAGCCCTCGTCTTGCCGCACAAACGATAGACGTTCCGCCACGGTATGCCATTTTcgatgcatgtgtgtgtccccCCCTGCTTCTGGAATGGTGACGGCGGCCATGGCGATGGGGGGACACCTCCGTGCGTGGTGTCAGAGTACAGCACACCCACCCTCTGTGCGGAAGCCAGgcatcccccctctctctctgctaaTGCCGGACCGCTTCCGGTGGCGACAGGGGCAGGTGTCTTCGGTGAAGGGGGGTTGGGGcgatgtgccgctgctgacgccggCCGTCGCGTCGTGGCTGACAGTGTCGGGACGGCCTACGCCAGTGAACACGCCTGTGCCATCCATATGATGGACAAGGTGTCCTGTGTGACTGGAATCCATGTCACGCCGGCTTGACTGCCCACTGATGTGGGCTGCCTTGTGTCCCTCGAGGGATGCACCGCGTGGGGACCGGCGCAGTGGGAgcgtctgcgtgtctgcCAGCCCCTCTGTGCGGATGGCAGCCGTtggcgctgtggtgcttGGTGCGGTACGTGCCGCTCTGCGTCGCTTTCCTTGCGCTGTGCGAGGCCGCCGCCCGCTTGCTTCCTCGGCGTGGGCTGCACGGGTGCAGGGAAGCGGCACTGCACGGCCGTCCAGCACGGGCTCTCCCACAGTCGAGGCGTGCCCCGCgcggtgcgtgcgcgtgcttcTCTGCACCCCCCTCCGTTCCGTCCCCACCCGCCCGTACACCCGACGGTGCTCttgcgctgctccgccttgcccaccaccacaccgcCCATTCACTCTCTTGCGTTATTGACGGCACGCGCAGTAGGGGGATCgcgagtggggaggggagcggtGTGGAGCGAGACATAGCGGGCCGCCTACACGCCGCTGCCTGTCGC
This window contains:
- a CDS encoding hypothetical protein (TriTrypDB/GeneDB-style sysID: LpmP.20.2960), whose translation is MDLRQTYIFSLSSGVCLDCVSETPHHSRVQALLSPPATSSQWGGGQTDGNDVFAVRLIPANHCPGAVMFLFVSSFFGTVLHTGDFRFSGLRETWQNPPRSSNWGKTYVPPLPCLIQRSKEQHALTAAVPEVVAPSAPLYEQFIADDEALQDVARRQLLDVLFLDNTFCSPAYKFPSQWEVTQTVIEVLLSLFHRAACRARAAVPLTGHPPRRQVRCAVLMGCYTIGKERVALALRDAFPGVRSAEQSHAASLSTESQRNRNAPQPASWCIHVSPSRYRLLSSMRFFETCFKPLKASGSSEKATSPRNAGGNASSGPLTETAHVEDVPVLLPVMIGAPSTQVTQRKSVATDIDRTLEESGASPATPVRESSAVAEGQTEEVEHLLSVFLVPMANVGYRTVVALAHTDGPAMVNIEDGLALDLERYDQVLIVEPTGWCKRCASRDVSEKYTLLRVPYSEHCAFHELLQFVQFVNPACVVPTVSEESFKQHEALFVEKAPRLRSRVSGVQPITRFFSVSPLSKTKAARDKGNIDMEVTVPCSATAMMLGGSSGLLARAERVNKTVVDDTRTAATDSAVGWKRVRAEVDATPTAALTLTTRVVSATSSTPCHPERLFQKVTREEGRTVAATQHLEEMVVGEEDDCQVVRVVQTVVEISDDD
- a CDS encoding hypothetical protein (TriTrypDB/GeneDB-style sysID: LpmP.20.2970), with product MMTCTASMCILRVNRWVSGQLDNSTQSALCVSLRHKASSIRIANRKKVEMFVGKRYHLPTRLRVAAPDIAAEWDHEKNPMHLYPEIVGIGYMHPVYWRCRGCANSYQMSVEKRVVRGFGCPLCEDRELDRSMALNTAAMGTGSVRCGDSDTASSDATPPLLPGEENRSLRPKRTTMLNLRTKY
- a CDS encoding hypothetical protein (TriTrypDB/GeneDB-style sysID: LpmP.20.2980); translated protein: MDHIPFCVAYAAACSFSGCAIVVLACLNMQDVLSVLQVCADMAAQGNGLRTSSMYVKGFPCLEGVPTTVDAQVLTSYYYIPTCPLCGDRLECTVSGYDSQTSMCACARSSSASQCTCFLGSSCHLCRRFADSLEHVQQQQRQQKLAASAAIKCEACAKAGDPWICLICGYVGCSRYQAMHAKDHCVAQQHFFSMNLLTQQIWDYDGDSFVHRVVILLDSDTGTSTWMQFPGRNEPILHDTATGESAAVGTAVSDTPETWKAEKKSISAKYDKKLTSSHAQYAMVIKSELDAKRALYESQLAQEAGDGDVDEDDLEKTELGNGAASASAEDVERGEYMELTNAFEPLNSVLMDVGEKRRKMTALLYAVKNLEHEQNTRDEETRRLEQQLESCKKALRSVIQQNVAMDLRLSSSIRELKEALQDIALNSDTQRRLAAQLGDQGVARVVLCGGSGSTVNAQSSAAPVGRGLSEKISSNNTKDVSGQGKNNA